In Ischnura elegans chromosome 9, ioIscEleg1.1, whole genome shotgun sequence, the following proteins share a genomic window:
- the LOC124165718 gene encoding uncharacterized protein LOC124165718: MTSSERLERFQVAYTRVLNHVVVHGRLDNAHDDRVAQALKSVYEEMARGKNGDDVLSAKDLPQISRSECLLVMAMDLLGNACWNEGRPEEALHCFKLAHAYYILKFDRTFVKPREVKRKMVKILLDANRYADVVKELKDEVEFESYGSAVDTEISLYFKYAYGRALVATGSKMEAIPYLSHKQLGQMDFHKKGNYEVLVSTIKVIMEQIALDQVSFSIDVTGRLIGTFMCSMIQQNCPSQIYDLVSSVACHLASKGLMAEYHKMYQVAHSINACLKNQDSLLLVSVIGCSFPSDSEVFRICMDNIVHIHEKFLALVKKDSWFILSRLKVTAKHIYVCEKKSRAVQVLLDTFNKISDILRVDNPYYSFFFQTANDRLWAAD, encoded by the exons ATGACATCCAGTGAACGTTTGGAGAGGTTTCAGGTGGCATATACCAGAGTGCTCAACCACGTAGTTGTCCATGGTAGACTGGATAATGCTCATGATGATAGAGTTGCCCAAGCCCTCAAGTCGGTCTATGAAGAAATGGCGCGAGGCAAAAATGGAGATGATGTACTGAGCGCAAAGGACCTGCCCCAAATTTCG AGGTCGGAGTGCTTGCTCGTGATGGCCATGGATCTTCTCGGGAACGCCTGTTGGAATGAGGGTCGGCCCGAGGAAGCACTTCACTGCTTTAAATTGGCACACGCATATTATATTCTCAAGTTTGACCGAACTTTTGTGAAACCAAGAGAGGTGAAGAGGAAAATGGTGAAGATTCTGCTAGATGCCAACCGTTACGCTGATGTAGTGAAGGAGTTAAAAGATGAAGTGGAATTTGAATCCTACGGGTCAGCAGTGGATACAGAAATCTCACTCTACTTCAAGTATGCCTACGGACGTGCCCTTGTGGCCACGGGGTCAAAAATGGAAGCTATTCCATATCTATCACACAAGCAGCTTGGTCAGATGGACTTCCATAAAAAG GGTAATTATGAAGTGTTAGTGTCCACCATTAAGGTCATCATGGAGCAGATAGCCCTGGACCAAGTATCTTTCTCAATTGACGTCACCGGCCGTTTGATCGGTACTTTCATGTGCTCCATGATCCAGCAGAATTGCCCCTCACAAATATATGACCTTGTTTCCAGTGTGGCTTGCCATTTAGCGTCGAAGGGACTAATGGCTGAGTATCATAAAATGTATCAGGTAGCACACTCAATTAATGCCTGTTTAAAAAACCAGGATAGTTTACTATTAGTCTCAGTCATCGGCTGTTCCTTCCCAAGTGACTCAGAAGTGTTTAGAATATGCATGGACAATATCGTTCACATTCATGAGAAGTTTTTGGCACTTGTGAAAAAAGACTCTTGGTTCATCCTGAGTAGGCTGAAGGTGACTGCAAAGCACATTTATGTCTGTGAGAAAAAAAGCAGGGCTGTGCAAGTATTATTGGATACATTTAACAAAATCTCAGATATTCTGAGAGTTGATAATCCTTATTACAGCTTCTTTTTCCAGACTGCCAATGACAGGTTGTGGGCTGCAGATTAA